The Bradyrhizobium ottawaense genome window below encodes:
- a CDS encoding DMT family transporter — protein MPQSTSEAGRSAASVSSPLPAMAATGARNWRDYALLLALACCWSSTYPLAKLALPTVPPITFISARSLIAAAFLFAILWMRGISVPTDAKAWKLFATQQLINSTFPFLIITWSQLYVPASNTVVLASTTPIFAFLITSLITRHEPATLLKLAGAILGLAGTILIVGLDALRGFGTEIVAEIAILLATISFACATIFGLRLSEYDPMVVAAGSLLFGGLILLPPSLIIDQPWTLQPTPTAIVATIVMGIVSSALGLMLFYVCLGRLGTLTTNAQGYLRIPIGVGLSVLLLGESVPSNLALGLVLVMAGVAAMTVPAEKFKLR, from the coding sequence GTGCCGCAGAGCACATCGGAGGCGGGGCGCTCAGCGGCCTCCGTTTCATCGCCGTTGCCGGCCATGGCCGCCACCGGCGCGCGCAACTGGCGCGACTATGCGCTGCTGCTCGCGCTCGCCTGCTGCTGGAGCTCGACCTACCCGCTGGCCAAGCTGGCGCTTCCTACCGTCCCGCCCATCACCTTCATCTCGGCACGCTCGCTGATCGCGGCTGCCTTCCTGTTCGCGATCCTGTGGATGCGCGGCATCAGCGTCCCGACCGACGCGAAGGCGTGGAAGCTGTTCGCGACCCAGCAGCTGATCAACTCGACCTTTCCGTTCCTGATCATCACCTGGTCGCAGCTCTATGTGCCGGCGTCGAACACCGTGGTGCTGGCCTCGACCACGCCGATCTTCGCCTTCCTGATCACCTCGCTGATCACCCGGCATGAGCCGGCAACGCTGCTCAAGCTCGCCGGCGCGATCCTCGGCCTCGCCGGCACCATTCTCATCGTCGGCCTCGATGCACTGCGCGGCTTCGGGACCGAGATCGTGGCGGAGATCGCGATCCTGCTCGCCACCATCTCCTTTGCCTGCGCCACGATCTTCGGCCTTCGCCTCTCCGAATACGACCCGATGGTGGTGGCGGCCGGCTCGCTATTGTTCGGCGGTCTCATCCTGCTGCCGCCATCGCTGATCATCGACCAGCCCTGGACGCTGCAGCCGACGCCGACCGCGATCGTCGCCACCATCGTCATGGGCATCGTCTCCAGCGCGCTGGGCTTGATGCTGTTCTACGTCTGCCTCGGCCGCCTCGGTACGCTGACCACGAATGCGCAAGGGTATCTGCGCATTCCGATCGGCGTCGGCCTCTCCGTGCTGCTGCTCGGCGAGAGCGTGCCGTCGAACCTGGCGCTGGGGCTAGTGCTGGTGATGGCGGGTGTCGCCGCGATGACCGTGCCGGCGGAGAAGTTCAAGCTGCGCTAG
- a CDS encoding PaaI family thioesterase, which yields MHELTKAPLPRRPDLHVATEGEFVGWRTWIRDSFESHVGPFWHRIEADGNVRSAFRVEKKHLNGSGNVHGGCYMAFADYSLFAIATHVLDSRAVTTNFACEFLDAAREGELIECTGEVTRAGGSLIFLRGKMMSGTRVLLTFSGTIKRMKRKALPQPNA from the coding sequence TTGCACGAATTGACCAAAGCGCCCCTACCCCGCCGCCCTGACCTCCACGTCGCCACCGAGGGCGAGTTTGTGGGCTGGCGGACCTGGATTCGCGACAGTTTTGAGTCCCATGTCGGCCCCTTCTGGCACCGGATCGAGGCGGATGGCAACGTCCGCAGCGCCTTCCGGGTCGAGAAAAAGCACCTTAACGGCTCCGGGAACGTCCACGGCGGCTGCTACATGGCCTTTGCCGACTACTCCCTGTTTGCGATCGCCACCCATGTCCTGGACAGCCGGGCGGTGACGACCAATTTTGCCTGTGAATTCCTCGACGCGGCACGCGAGGGCGAGCTGATCGAATGCACCGGCGAGGTCACCCGCGCCGGCGGCTCGCTGATCTTCCTGCGCGGCAAGATGATGTCCGGGACGCGGGTGCTGCTCACCTTTTCCGGCACGATCAAGCGGATGAAGCGGAAGGCGCTACCTCAGCCAAACGCATAG
- the purL gene encoding phosphoribosylformylglycinamidine synthase subunit PurL → MKNEPKITPELVAAHGLKPDEYERILKLIGREPTFTELGIFSAMWNEHCSYKSSRIHLKGLPTKAPWVIQGPGENAGVIDIGDGQAVVFKMESHNHPSYIEPYQGATTGVGGILRDVFTMGARPIACLNALSFGAPEHARTRHLVSGVVAGVGGYGNSFGVPTVGGQVRFHTRYDGNILVNAMAVGLADADKIFYAAASGVNMPIVYLGSKTGRDGIHGASMASAEFDDKSEEKRPTVQVGDPFAEKLLLEACLEIMEKGCVIAIQDMGAAGLTCSAVEMGAKGDLGVDLDLDAVPTRETGMSAYEMMLSESQERMLMVLKPEKEKEAEAIFKKWGLDFAVVGYTTPSKRFVVKHGGDVMADLPIKELGDEAPLYDRPHVPSAALPVVHARDVPAPMGVGSALEKLIGTPDMCSKRWVWEQYDHVILGNTMQRPGGDAAVVRIEDGPKGLALTVDVTPRYCEADPFEGGKQAVAEAWRNITAVGGKPLAITDNLNFGNPERPEIMGQFVGCLKGISEACRTLDFPVVSGNVSLYNETNGRAILPTPSIGGVGLLDDFTKSASLAFKAEGEAILLIGETHGWLGQSVYLRDICGREEGAPPPVDLAAEKRNGDCVRGMIHGGTATAVHDLSDGGLLIALAEMAMAGGIGAKLLAAPTSLVSQAYWFGEDQARYLVTVPETEAGRVLAKMRGCEVPCVRIGTTGGDAIAIAGEAPVAIDSLRKSFERWLPEYMGGKAA, encoded by the coding sequence ATGAAGAACGAACCCAAGATCACCCCCGAACTGGTTGCCGCCCATGGGCTCAAGCCCGACGAATATGAGCGCATCCTGAAGCTGATCGGGCGGGAGCCGACCTTCACCGAGCTCGGCATCTTCTCGGCGATGTGGAACGAGCACTGCTCGTACAAATCCTCGCGCATCCATCTCAAGGGCCTGCCGACCAAGGCGCCCTGGGTGATCCAGGGCCCCGGCGAGAATGCCGGCGTGATCGACATCGGCGACGGCCAGGCCGTGGTCTTCAAGATGGAAAGCCACAACCACCCGAGCTACATCGAGCCCTACCAGGGCGCCACCACGGGAGTCGGCGGCATTTTGCGCGACGTCTTCACCATGGGCGCGCGTCCCATCGCCTGCCTCAATGCGCTCAGCTTCGGCGCGCCCGAACATGCCCGGACTCGGCATCTGGTCTCCGGCGTCGTCGCCGGCGTCGGGGGGTACGGCAATTCCTTCGGCGTGCCGACGGTGGGCGGCCAGGTGCGCTTCCACACCCGCTATGACGGCAACATCCTCGTCAACGCGATGGCTGTCGGCCTCGCCGATGCCGACAAGATCTTCTATGCGGCGGCGTCCGGCGTGAACATGCCGATCGTCTATCTCGGCTCCAAGACGGGGCGCGACGGCATCCACGGCGCCTCGATGGCCTCGGCCGAGTTCGACGACAAGTCCGAGGAGAAGCGCCCGACCGTGCAGGTCGGCGATCCCTTCGCCGAGAAGCTGCTGTTGGAAGCCTGCCTCGAGATCATGGAGAAGGGCTGCGTCATCGCGATCCAGGACATGGGCGCGGCGGGCCTGACCTGCTCGGCGGTCGAGATGGGCGCCAAGGGCGACCTCGGCGTCGATCTCGATCTCGATGCGGTGCCGACCCGCGAGACCGGGATGAGCGCCTACGAGATGATGCTCTCGGAAAGCCAGGAGCGCATGCTCATGGTGCTCAAGCCCGAGAAGGAAAAGGAAGCCGAGGCGATCTTCAAGAAGTGGGGCCTCGACTTCGCCGTGGTCGGCTACACCACGCCGAGCAAGCGTTTCGTGGTCAAGCATGGCGGCGACGTCATGGCCGACCTGCCGATCAAGGAGCTCGGCGACGAGGCGCCGCTCTACGACCGTCCGCATGTCCCTTCCGCCGCGTTGCCGGTCGTGCATGCGCGCGATGTGCCGGCGCCGATGGGCGTAGGTAGCGCGCTGGAGAAGCTGATCGGCACGCCGGACATGTGCAGCAAGCGCTGGGTCTGGGAGCAGTACGACCACGTCATTCTCGGCAATACCATGCAGCGTCCCGGCGGCGATGCCGCCGTGGTGCGCATCGAGGACGGGCCGAAGGGGCTGGCGCTGACCGTTGACGTCACGCCGCGCTATTGCGAGGCGGACCCGTTCGAAGGCGGCAAGCAGGCGGTGGCGGAAGCCTGGCGCAACATCACCGCGGTCGGCGGCAAGCCGCTCGCGATCACCGACAACCTCAACTTCGGCAACCCTGAAAGGCCCGAGATCATGGGCCAGTTCGTCGGCTGCCTGAAGGGAATCTCGGAAGCCTGCCGCACGCTCGACTTCCCGGTCGTCTCCGGCAACGTCTCGCTCTACAACGAGACCAACGGCCGCGCGATCCTCCCCACGCCCTCGATCGGCGGCGTCGGCCTGCTCGACGATTTCACCAAATCTGCCTCGCTCGCCTTCAAGGCCGAGGGCGAAGCGATCCTCCTCATCGGCGAGACCCATGGCTGGCTCGGCCAGTCCGTTTACCTGCGCGACATCTGCGGCCGCGAGGAGGGCGCGCCGCCGCCGGTCGATCTCGCCGCCGAGAAGCGCAATGGCGATTGCGTGCGCGGCATGATCCATGGCGGCACCGCGACCGCCGTGCACGACCTCTCCGACGGCGGCCTCCTGATCGCACTGGCCGAGATGGCGATGGCGGGCGGCATCGGGGCCAAGCTGCTGGCGGCGCCGACTTCACTGGTCTCGCAGGCCTATTGGTTCGGCGAGGACCAGGCGCGCTATCTCGTCACCGTGCCGGAGACCGAAGCCGGCCGCGTGCTGGCCAAGATGCGCGGCTGCGAAGTGCCCTGCGTGCGAATCGGCACCACCGGCGGCGATGCGATCGCGATCGCGGGCGAAGCGCCCGTGGCGATCGACAGCTTGCGCAAATCGTTCGAGCGCTGGCTGCCGGAATATATGGGCGGGAAGGCGGCCTGA
- a CDS encoding acyltransferase family protein, translating into MMTMADSATIGAEAHAAPKTKARNLSLDRARTFLTLVVLLHHAVIPYTHFGHTDPASFAGFDMIVLATDSFFMAMFFFLSGLFTWPGIARKAPSVFLRDRLLRLGLPFAIAAFTIIPLAYYAIALRAEPELTFAAFWWKTVTSGPWPSGPIWFVWVLLAFDLTASLLYRVSAHLVDPGNRVSLLGFQQPAVFWLMLVAVSVIVYLPALLYFGTNKWFEFGPFSVQASRILLYFSYFFIGASVGSANFDRGILSADGQLPKQRWLWVIVTLIPYCLMWCMIYIKREILGNPDHLPHWYHVFYGTFFVLFSASILLAILAFFLYSKAPGPTLLDRMQADAYGIFLVHYPIALWIQYALFDYAWPAIVKATIGLVLTVILSWGLTAALRKIPGASHVL; encoded by the coding sequence ATGATGACGATGGCGGATTCAGCGACGATCGGCGCGGAGGCACACGCCGCGCCGAAAACCAAAGCGCGCAATTTGTCGCTCGATCGCGCCCGCACCTTCCTGACCCTCGTGGTGCTGCTGCATCATGCGGTGATCCCCTACACGCATTTCGGTCACACCGATCCGGCCTCCTTTGCCGGTTTCGACATGATCGTGCTCGCCACCGACAGCTTCTTCATGGCGATGTTCTTCTTCCTGTCGGGCCTGTTCACCTGGCCGGGCATCGCGCGCAAGGCGCCGTCGGTCTTTTTGCGTGACCGCCTGCTGCGGCTCGGGCTGCCGTTCGCGATCGCGGCCTTCACCATCATCCCGCTCGCCTATTACGCCATCGCGCTACGGGCCGAGCCCGAGCTGACCTTCGCAGCGTTCTGGTGGAAGACGGTGACGTCGGGCCCATGGCCGAGCGGCCCGATCTGGTTCGTATGGGTGCTGCTCGCCTTCGACCTGACCGCGAGCCTGCTCTACCGGGTCTCGGCGCATCTGGTCGATCCCGGCAACCGCGTCTCGTTGCTCGGATTTCAGCAGCCGGCCGTGTTCTGGCTGATGCTCGTCGCCGTAAGCGTCATCGTCTATCTGCCTGCGCTGCTCTATTTCGGTACCAACAAATGGTTCGAGTTCGGACCGTTTTCGGTGCAGGCGAGCCGGATCCTGCTCTACTTCAGCTACTTCTTCATCGGCGCCAGCGTCGGTTCGGCGAATTTCGATCGCGGCATCCTCAGCGCCGACGGTCAGTTGCCGAAGCAGCGCTGGCTATGGGTGATCGTCACGCTGATCCCCTACTGCCTGATGTGGTGCATGATCTACATCAAGCGCGAGATCCTCGGGAATCCCGATCACCTGCCGCACTGGTACCACGTGTTCTACGGCACGTTCTTCGTGCTGTTCTCGGCCTCGATCCTGCTCGCGATCCTCGCCTTCTTCCTGTATTCGAAGGCGCCGGGGCCGACCCTGCTCGACCGCATGCAGGCGGATGCCTATGGCATCTTCCTGGTGCACTACCCGATCGCGCTGTGGATCCAGTACGCGCTGTTCGACTATGCGTGGCCTGCGATCGTGAAGGCCACGATCGGCCTCGTGCTCACGGTGATCCTGAGCTGGGGCCTGACGGCGGCATTGCGGAAGATTCCGGGGGCGTCCCACGTGTTGTGA
- a CDS encoding DUF1328 domain-containing protein — MTILKWALIFLLVSIVAGVLGFSGISAVSADIARFLFYVFVVIFLVLLILGLTIFRA, encoded by the coding sequence ATGACGATCCTGAAATGGGCGTTGATCTTCCTACTTGTCTCGATCGTGGCCGGCGTGCTCGGCTTCAGCGGCATTTCGGCCGTCTCCGCCGATATCGCCCGCTTCCTGTTTTATGTCTTCGTCGTGATCTTCCTGGTGTTGCTGATACTTGGGCTCACGATCTTCAGGGCGTAG
- a CDS encoding alpha/beta fold hydrolase: MLGLSGILIVLAAAGLGFRAYRQHLAAQTLAIRSPAGVQEGQFIEIGGIKQWIQIRGEDRDNPVLLFVHGGPGGSTLPISSGWRPWEEHFTVVQWDQRGTGRTFGAAGDALAPTMTLERMTQDGIELAEHLRTHLHKDKIVLVGHSWGSFLGIRMAKQRPDLFSAYVGTGQVVGKATFEKAFELTIARLQRLAAAATNREALAELAPIASQPVLTPENRLIADKWSNVLGLPLADGFQLAGPIPPLFMPDVSLLDLYNWRRGAAFSAKYLTGRNGPMFQSDMASLGFEFSIPMFFIEGDADGVAPSEPAEQYFKEVTAPHKEFARIRGGDHFIPFDRPDEFLAELMARVMPFAAH; encoded by the coding sequence TTGCTGGGATTGTCCGGCATCCTTATTGTGCTCGCTGCTGCCGGGCTGGGTTTTCGTGCCTATCGACAGCACCTTGCTGCCCAAACTCTCGCGATCCGCTCTCCTGCCGGCGTGCAGGAGGGACAGTTCATCGAGATCGGCGGCATCAAGCAATGGATTCAAATCCGCGGTGAGGATCGGGATAACCCGGTTCTCCTGTTCGTCCACGGCGGCCCCGGCGGATCCACCCTGCCGATCTCGTCGGGCTGGCGCCCCTGGGAAGAGCATTTCACTGTCGTCCAATGGGACCAGCGCGGCACCGGGCGCACCTTTGGCGCAGCTGGAGACGCGCTCGCCCCCACGATGACACTGGAGCGGATGACGCAAGACGGCATCGAACTGGCCGAGCACCTGCGCACGCATTTGCACAAGGACAAGATCGTCCTAGTCGGGCATTCCTGGGGCTCATTCCTGGGAATTCGAATGGCGAAGCAACGTCCGGATCTGTTCTCGGCCTATGTCGGCACAGGCCAGGTGGTCGGCAAGGCGACCTTCGAGAAGGCCTTCGAACTCACCATCGCGCGTTTGCAACGGCTTGCGGCAGCGGCCACCAACAGAGAGGCCCTGGCCGAATTGGCGCCGATCGCTTCACAACCGGTCCTCACCCCGGAAAATCGCCTGATTGCGGACAAATGGAGCAATGTGCTGGGTCTGCCGCTCGCCGACGGCTTCCAGCTCGCCGGTCCCATCCCGCCGCTCTTCATGCCGGATGTCTCGCTGCTTGATCTGTACAATTGGCGGAGGGGCGCCGCCTTCTCAGCAAAGTACCTGACGGGACGGAACGGGCCGATGTTTCAGAGCGATATGGCCTCGCTCGGGTTCGAATTTTCGATCCCGATGTTCTTCATCGAGGGCGATGCGGATGGCGTCGCGCCGAGCGAACCCGCCGAGCAATATTTCAAGGAGGTCACCGCCCCGCACAAGGAGTTTGCTCGGATTCGCGGCGGCGACCATTTCATTCCGTTCGATCGTCCTGATGAATTCTTGGCCGAGCTGATGGCCCGCGTCATGCCGTTCGCAGCCCACTGA
- a CDS encoding DUF427 domain-containing protein has protein sequence MKLPGPDHPITITQNSRRVRVTAGDIVIAETSKALTLKEAKYPAVQYVPREDTNMALLARTDRVTHCPYKGDASYYSVKAEGKVLDNAIWTYETPFPAMSEISGHLAFYPDKVKIEEVG, from the coding sequence ATGAAGCTTCCAGGGCCCGACCATCCCATCACCATCACCCAAAATTCCCGGCGCGTCCGTGTGACCGCCGGCGACATCGTGATCGCCGAGACCAGCAAGGCGCTGACGCTGAAGGAGGCCAAATATCCGGCGGTGCAATATGTGCCGCGGGAGGACACCAACATGGCCTTGCTGGCGCGCACCGACCGCGTCACCCACTGCCCCTACAAGGGGGATGCGAGCTATTACAGCGTAAAGGCCGAAGGCAAGGTGCTCGATAATGCGATCTGGACCTACGAGACGCCCTTTCCCGCGATGAGCGAGATTTCCGGCCATCTCGCCTTCTATCCGGACAAGGTGAAGATCGAGGAAGTGGGGTAG
- a CDS encoding BolA family protein, producing MPMDAHDIEAMIKAAIPDAEVTIRDLAGDGDHYAATVISESFRGKSRVQQHQIVYQSLRGQMGGVLHALALQTGVPGA from the coding sequence ATGCCCATGGACGCCCACGATATCGAGGCGATGATCAAGGCGGCGATCCCCGATGCCGAGGTGACCATCCGTGACCTCGCCGGCGACGGCGATCACTATGCCGCGACCGTGATCTCGGAATCCTTCCGCGGCAAATCCCGCGTCCAGCAGCACCAGATCGTCTATCAGTCCCTGCGCGGCCAGATGGGCGGCGTGCTGCACGCGCTGGCGCTGCAAACCGGCGTGCCGGGCGCCTGA
- a CDS encoding low temperature requirement protein A — MAADNSRGAMFRVIVPNQHSRVTNVELFFDLVFVFAVTQVSHTLLHHFTPLGAVHVTVLFLAVWWVWVYTAWVTNWLNPELTPVRVMLFLMMLGGLVLSTTIPTAFEGRGLWFAIAYAAMQLGRTAFWLFATPRHRTAVRHNAIRILSWLSISAVLWIAGGLSEGETRLWLWIAAVTWEYVSPAARFWVPKLGFSSVEAWAVEGGHMAERCSLFVIIALGEAVVVNGATFAELEWTADNIMAFVSALVGAIAMWWVYFHKGAEAGSERISKSAESGRLARLAYTYLHTPIIAGIILTAVSDELVLKHPTGHSDMRTVLSTIGGPLVFLIGTILFKHAIRGFLQLSHGIGIMLLLVLWWFAADLPPLWLSIASTVIMIVVAVWESVSLGADREEAKEH, encoded by the coding sequence ATGGCTGCGGACAATTCTCGCGGCGCGATGTTTCGCGTCATCGTGCCGAACCAGCACAGCCGCGTCACCAATGTCGAGCTGTTCTTCGACCTCGTCTTCGTCTTCGCCGTCACGCAGGTGTCGCATACGCTGCTGCACCATTTCACGCCGCTCGGCGCGGTGCACGTCACGGTGCTGTTTCTCGCGGTGTGGTGGGTGTGGGTCTACACCGCCTGGGTCACCAATTGGCTCAATCCGGAGCTGACCCCGGTCCGCGTCATGCTCTTCCTGATGATGCTGGGCGGGCTGGTGCTGTCGACGACGATTCCGACCGCTTTCGAGGGGCGGGGCCTGTGGTTTGCGATCGCCTACGCGGCGATGCAGCTCGGGCGCACCGCCTTCTGGCTGTTCGCAACGCCGCGGCATCGGACCGCGGTCCGCCACAACGCGATCCGCATTCTGAGCTGGCTCTCGATCTCCGCGGTGCTGTGGATCGCGGGCGGCCTGTCCGAAGGCGAGACGCGGCTATGGCTGTGGATTGCGGCGGTCACGTGGGAATACGTCTCGCCGGCGGCGCGCTTCTGGGTTCCCAAACTCGGCTTCTCGTCGGTCGAAGCCTGGGCCGTCGAGGGCGGCCACATGGCCGAGCGTTGCTCTCTCTTCGTCATCATCGCGCTCGGCGAAGCCGTCGTCGTCAACGGGGCGACCTTTGCCGAGCTGGAGTGGACCGCGGACAACATCATGGCCTTCGTCTCCGCATTGGTCGGCGCCATCGCGATGTGGTGGGTCTATTTCCACAAGGGCGCCGAGGCCGGCTCGGAGCGGATCTCGAAGTCCGCCGAATCCGGCCGCCTGGCGCGGCTCGCCTATACCTATCTGCACACGCCGATCATCGCCGGCATCATCCTGACCGCGGTCTCGGACGAGCTGGTGCTGAAGCACCCGACCGGCCATTCCGATATGAGGACGGTTCTGAGCACGATCGGCGGGCCGCTGGTGTTTCTGATCGGCACCATCCTGTTCAAGCACGCGATCCGCGGCTTCCTCCAGCTCTCGCACGGCATCGGCATCATGCTGCTGCTGGTGCTGTGGTGGTTCGCAGCCGACCTCCCGCCGCTCTGGCTGTCGATCGCGTCGACGGTGATCATGATCGTCGTCGCGGTGTGGGAATCGGTTTCGCTGGGGGCGGACAGAGAAGAGGCCAAGGAACATTGA
- the egtD gene encoding L-histidine N(alpha)-methyltransferase, with product MNVHASALAEAHLPDEQTTAFAREAIKDLSQQPKTLSPKYFYDATGSELFEAITRLPEYYPTRTELSILKDRGSEIAKIIPEHAALVEFGAGATTKVRLLLNHCRFAAYVPVDISGDFLKAQANGLKRDFPSLGIYPVAADFTTPFELPRAVASMPKVGFFPGSTIGNFEPHEAQAFLKSARQILGRGAQMIIGADLEKDERVLHDAYNDAAGITARFNLNVLVRINRELGGNFDLSAFTHRAIYNRERHRIEMHLISRKSQTVRLLGTSFSFRPGESIHTENSYKYSIERFAALAQGAGWRVRESWTDAAKMFSVHALEVAE from the coding sequence ATGAATGTGCACGCCAGCGCTTTGGCCGAAGCCCATCTTCCCGACGAGCAGACCACCGCCTTCGCCCGCGAGGCGATCAAGGACCTCTCGCAGCAGCCCAAAACACTGTCGCCGAAATATTTCTACGACGCGACCGGATCGGAGCTGTTCGAGGCAATCACGCGCCTGCCGGAATACTATCCGACGCGGACCGAGCTCTCGATCCTGAAGGACCGTGGCAGCGAGATCGCAAAGATCATTCCCGAGCATGCCGCGCTGGTCGAGTTCGGCGCCGGCGCGACGACGAAGGTCCGCCTGCTGCTCAACCATTGCAGGTTTGCGGCCTATGTCCCCGTCGACATCTCCGGCGACTTCCTCAAGGCGCAGGCGAACGGCCTGAAGCGCGATTTCCCCTCGCTCGGCATCTATCCGGTGGCTGCCGACTTCACCACGCCGTTCGAGTTGCCGAGGGCGGTCGCGTCGATGCCCAAGGTCGGCTTCTTCCCCGGCTCGACCATCGGCAATTTCGAGCCGCATGAAGCCCAGGCTTTCCTGAAGAGCGCACGCCAGATCCTGGGCCGGGGCGCGCAGATGATCATCGGCGCCGACCTCGAAAAGGATGAGCGGGTGCTGCACGATGCCTATAACGATGCCGCCGGCATCACCGCGCGCTTCAACCTCAATGTTCTGGTGCGGATCAACCGCGAGCTTGGCGGCAATTTCGACCTCTCCGCCTTCACCCACCGCGCGATCTACAATCGCGAGCGGCACCGCATCGAGATGCATCTGATCAGCAGGAAGAGCCAGACCGTGCGCCTGCTCGGCACCAGCTTCTCGTTCCGCCCCGGCGAGAGCATCCACACCGAGAACAGCTACAAATACAGCATCGAGCGTTTTGCTGCGCTGGCACAGGGCGCCGGCTGGCGGGTGCGCGAGAGCTGGACGGATGCGGCGAAGATGTTCTCGGTGCATGCGCTGGAGGTGGCGGAGTAA
- the egtB gene encoding ergothioneine biosynthesis protein EgtB, with translation MEPGNANNVLLSCLEKNVTKQASATAATSLSSLSSAGNLAQRLEDAFLAVRNETERRAAPLSPEDQQIQSMPDASPTKWHRAHTTWFWEQFLLGEHAAGYRPFHPDFAFLFNSYYVSAGPRHARNHRGDITRPSANEVGVYRNYVDAAVVKFFREAGEDKLRAIAALVEVGLNHEQQHQELIFTDILHAFAQNPVYPAYDPDWRFPAATRAGDDWLTLNEGIHTVGHVDDSFHFDNEKPAHRALVGPVRVARNLVTNAEWLAFMRDGGYRTATLWLMDGFAAASQEDWQAPGHWREIDGQWHVMTLAGVKPVDPTASVCHISYYEADAFARWAGKHLPTEMEWEVAARAGQLNDAFGIVWQWTRSSYAPYPGYRAIEGALGEYNGKFMVNQLVLRGSSLATPEGHSRITYRNFFYPHHRWQFTGLRLADYD, from the coding sequence TTGGAACCGGGCAACGCCAACAACGTTCTCTTGTCCTGTCTGGAGAAAAACGTGACGAAACAAGCCTCCGCTACGGCCGCCACCTCGCTTTCGTCACTGTCCTCCGCCGGTAACCTCGCCCAGCGGCTGGAAGATGCTTTTCTCGCCGTCCGCAACGAGACCGAACGCCGGGCTGCGCCGCTGTCGCCGGAGGACCAGCAGATCCAGTCCATGCCCGATGCGAGCCCGACGAAATGGCACCGGGCCCATACCACCTGGTTCTGGGAGCAATTTTTGCTCGGCGAGCACGCGGCCGGCTACCGGCCGTTCCACCCCGATTTCGCATTCCTGTTCAATTCCTATTACGTCAGCGCCGGCCCGCGTCACGCGCGCAATCATCGCGGTGATATCACCCGTCCCAGCGCAAACGAGGTCGGCGTCTATCGCAACTATGTCGATGCGGCCGTCGTCAAATTCTTCCGCGAGGCCGGGGAAGACAAGCTTCGCGCGATCGCAGCGCTGGTCGAGGTCGGGCTCAACCACGAGCAGCAACACCAGGAATTGATATTCACCGACATCCTGCACGCCTTCGCGCAGAACCCCGTCTATCCGGCCTACGACCCGGACTGGCGCTTTCCGGCCGCGACGCGCGCCGGCGATGACTGGCTGACGCTGAACGAGGGCATCCACACCGTCGGCCATGTCGACGACAGCTTTCATTTCGACAATGAGAAGCCGGCGCATCGCGCCCTGGTTGGCCCGGTCCGGGTCGCGCGCAATCTCGTCACCAATGCCGAGTGGCTGGCCTTCATGCGGGACGGCGGATACCGGACCGCAACGCTGTGGCTGATGGACGGCTTTGCTGCAGCCAGCCAGGAAGACTGGCAGGCCCCGGGTCACTGGCGCGAGATCGATGGCCAGTGGCACGTGATGACGCTGGCCGGTGTGAAGCCGGTCGATCCCACCGCGTCGGTCTGTCATATCAGCTACTACGAGGCCGACGCCTTCGCGCGCTGGGCCGGCAAGCATCTGCCGACCGAGATGGAGTGGGAGGTCGCGGCCCGCGCCGGCCAGCTCAACGATGCCTTCGGCATCGTCTGGCAGTGGACCCGCAGCTCGTACGCACCCTACCCCGGCTACCGCGCCATCGAAGGCGCGCTCGGCGAGTACAACGGCAAGTTCATGGTCAACCAACTGGTGCTGCGGGGCTCTTCGCTTGCAACTCCGGAAGGCCACAGCCGTATCACCTATCGCAACTTCTTTTATCCGCACCACCGCTGGCAGTTCACGGGACTGCGGCTCGCCGATTACGACTAG
- the grxD gene encoding Grx4 family monothiol glutaredoxin gives MSIEEFIANEVKSNDVVLFMKGTPQFPQCGFSGQVVQILDHIGVGYKGLNVLESAELRNGIKTFSNWPTIPQLYVKGEFVGGCDIVREMFQAGELQQLFTEKGVVVAA, from the coding sequence ATGAGCATCGAGGAATTCATCGCCAACGAAGTGAAGTCGAACGACGTGGTTCTGTTCATGAAGGGCACGCCGCAATTTCCGCAGTGCGGTTTCTCCGGCCAGGTCGTCCAGATCCTCGACCATATCGGCGTCGGCTATAAGGGGCTCAACGTTCTCGAATCCGCCGAACTGCGCAACGGCATCAAGACCTTCTCCAACTGGCCGACCATCCCGCAGCTCTATGTGAAGGGCGAGTTCGTCGGCGGCTGCGACATCGTCCGCGAGATGTTCCAGGCCGGTGAATTGCAGCAGCTTTTCACCGAAAAGGGCGTCGTCGTCGCGGCCTGA